A genomic window from Salvia splendens isolate huo1 chromosome 11, SspV2, whole genome shotgun sequence includes:
- the LOC121755702 gene encoding ras-related protein Rab7-like, with protein MSLRRRTLLKVIVLGDSGVGKTSLMNQYVHKKFSQQYKATIGADFVTKELQIDDRLVTLQIWDTAGQERFQSLGIAFYRGADCCVLVYDVNVMRSFETLDNWHEEFLKQANPPDPKSFPFILLGNKIDIDGGNSRVVSNKKAKEWCASKGNIPYFETSAKEDYNVDLAFFCIAKAALANEHDQDIYFQGIAETLPEAEQQGGCAC; from the exons ATGTCATTGCGTAGGCGAACATTACTCAAAGTGATCGTCCTTGGCGACAGCGG GGTTGGTAAAACGTCGTTGATGAACCA ATATGTACATAAGAAATTTAGTCAGCAGTATAAAGCTACTATTGGGGCGGATTTCGTCACGAAGGAGCTTCAAATAGATGATCGTCTTGTCACTCTTCAA ATTTGGGACACTGCTGGCCAAGAGAGATTTCAAAGTCTTGGAATTGCATTCTATCGAGGGGCGGATTGCTGTGTTTTGGTCTATGATGTTAATGTAATGAGGTCTTTTGAAACCCTTGACAATTGGCATGAAGAGTTTCTCAAGCAG GCAAATCCACCTGATCCAAAGTCATTCCCATTTATATTACTAGGAAACAAGATTGATATAGATGGTGGCAATAGCAGAGTG GTTTCTAATAAAAAGGCAAAGGAATGGTGTGCATCAAAAGGGAACATCCCTTACTTTGAGACATCAGCCAAAGAAGATTACAATGTTGATCTAGCATTCTTTTGTATTGCGAAGGCTGCTTTAGCTAATGAGCATGACCAGGACAT